From the genome of Blautia hydrogenotrophica DSM 10507:
TGGAGATTGAGTCACGGGCCGAACCGGATGTGGAGAAAGCGATTTTGAGCAAGCTCAAAGAAGGGACGGGGAATTTGTATCTGTTGGTGAACTATACAGGACTTTATACCACCCATAATATCTTAAAGAAGATGGAGGAAAAAGCGTGATGAAGCTGACAATCGGACATCTTTACCCGGATTTGCTGAATTTGTATGGAGACCGTGGAAATATTCAGTGTCTGATGAAACGGTGTCAATGGAGAGGAATCGAGGCGGAAACCATTGTCTTTGAATTGGGGGATGCCATTGACTTTTCAAATCTGGATATTGTGCTCTTAGGAGGAGGCTCTGACAGAGAACAGATGTTGGTGAATGATGAGTTAAAAAAGATTCAGCCAGATTTTAAGGCGTATGTGGAAGACTATGGTGTGGTCATTGCGATCTGTGGAGGATACCAGCTTTTGGGAAAATATTATAAGACGGAGCAGGGAACGGTCACAGGTCTTGATCTGGTAGATCTGTACACGGAGCAGGAAAGCCCGCGTCTGATTGACAATATTGTGCTGAAAAGCGATCTGTTTGATATGCCGGTGGTGGGATTTGAAAATCATGGAGGCCGGACCTACATCAATGACAATCAGCCTTTCGGCAAGGTATTGTATGGTGCCGGAAATGACGGCATCTCAGGCTGCGAGGGGGTTGTGTACAAAAATGTCATTGGTACTTATCTGCACGGACCGCTTCTGCCTAAGAACCCGCAAGTTACAGATTATCTGATCGCGAAGGCTTTGGAGAGGAAATATGAAAAGGAAATTGTGCTAGAGCCGTTGGAAGACGAGGAAGAAAGGGAAGCCAATCGCTATATTTGCCAGAGATTTGTAAAAGAATCCTAACTATTCAGCCATAACGGCTCGGATTAGCTGCTGCGCAGCTTATATCGCCGCATATGCGGCTAAATCCTCGCTTATGGCTAAGCGCCATATGCCTGATAAGAATAAAACTCCTCTGCAAGCAAGCTTGCTCCGGATTTTTGTTCTTATCAGCCGCATGACTGAATAGTTACAAAAAATTTAGAAAATAGTCCTTGATATTTTCAGGAAAAGCTGGTATGATAAAAAAAGATCAAACTTAACCAAAAAAGTAAAGAATAAAGCGCTTTTCTAAGCGTTATAGAATTTATATGAAGAAAGGAGAACTAGCAATGAAAAAATATGTTTGTGGTCCATGTGGATATGAGTACGATCCAGAAGTAGGTGATCCGGATAACGGAATCGCACCAGGAACCGCTTTTGAAGATCTTCCAGATGATTGGGTATGTCCGATCTGTGGAGTTGGAAAAGACGAGTTCG
Proteins encoded in this window:
- the rd gene encoding rubredoxin, with amino-acid sequence MKKYVCGPCGYEYDPEVGDPDNGIAPGTAFEDLPDDWVCPICGVGKDEFEEE
- a CDS encoding type 1 glutamine amidotransferase, producing MKLTIGHLYPDLLNLYGDRGNIQCLMKRCQWRGIEAETIVFELGDAIDFSNLDIVLLGGGSDREQMLVNDELKKIQPDFKAYVEDYGVVIAICGGYQLLGKYYKTEQGTVTGLDLVDLYTEQESPRLIDNIVLKSDLFDMPVVGFENHGGRTYINDNQPFGKVLYGAGNDGISGCEGVVYKNVIGTYLHGPLLPKNPQVTDYLIAKALERKYEKEIVLEPLEDEEEREANRYICQRFVKES